Proteins encoded together in one Amblyomma americanum isolate KBUSLIRL-KWMA chromosome 1, ASM5285725v1, whole genome shotgun sequence window:
- the LOC144113599 gene encoding uncharacterized protein LOC144113599, whose product MRASTAKTASRVDLFASALVVVVCALCSVEARQWRKVNVTCPKLERCHCTTVNQGALTLCRDVSDASELDADMATLEGVIHRKLTFDQVQITELPARWFTNHTVIMLIVNNCPLRDIGEAALNGIDSLSRVMLENDQLESVPRGLTAAKHLHWLEVRKNRISFLQGVLFLPELYELDLRYNAIEVIDDAYLSGMPNLQILRLSSNRIQHLSPDLFKNTGKLKIVEFRNNRITAINNAFNGMRYLETLDLSDNMITDADGVFSSRMPYLKILKLDHNRIQVVTELASYNAMIKEVYLNDNEISQVDFGAFAAIEAMTRLYLNNNNISRLHGSVFHVESKLEILSLADNALTSVAGTFSRTRRMSDLRLFSNRIEDISDAFKALTLLRKLSLMDNLVTHVPDGTFSDNSGLLEINLSNNRIRWVGKYAFKGIVTLEKVLLQNNRLLALNGSFKNLPKLRYVDASYNSIRSLEKGEFTNNGRLTSIHLAANNISTVQWAFTGASNLTVLVLRKNRVELLRRSDFARVLRVRPAFTIDDNPLLCDCRLAWLVRPDAEVQMRNYAACEGPPWLKGKLLADLTQNDLTKWQQDCQPGCQCDCVEDGIGDRAIHVDCSSATLNRAPKVYPEGTTQLELRNNRLEELDDALVNGAPHLQILSLKNNLLSSLNATNVPEKLRSLDISENRLKRFPHALVSQRELRTLRLSGNPFACECSDYPFRQWIEAHGNVVLDIEEVICAESSNSMVSLKPFVNLGQKQLCPAAVPRAVAVLLPVLVALAMGLAISAAYLRYRRELKVWLYARGLCLSLQCVKEDELDEAKLFDVFLSFSSRDGDWVHAQLLPGVESLGFSVCTYERNFKGGFLLQDIIRDAVACSRRTLLLLTRNFLESEWCRWEFRLAYQRALEDHINRLVVVLVDDVALDVLDEDLREFVRAVNYIRWGEPNFWDKLLYSLPKKDSKRKLITDRTQQYPMEHTSAAG is encoded by the exons ATGCGCGCGTCGACGGCAAAGACAGCGAGTCGAGTGGATTTGTTCGCGTCcgcgctggtggtggtggtgtgcgCGTTGTGCTCGGTCGAGGCGCGACAGTGGCGCAAAGTGAACGTCACTTGCCCGAAACTGGAGCGCTGCCACTGCACCACCGTCAATCAAGGAGCCCTGACGTTGTGCAGGGACGTCTCCGACGCCAGCGAACTTGACGCCGACATGGCCACGCTAGAGGGCGTCATCCACAGGAAGCTCACTTTCGACCAAGTCCAGATCACCGAGCTCCCAGCACGGTGGTTCACCAACCACACGGTCATCATGCTCATCGTCAACAACTGCCCGCTGCGCGACATCGGGGAAGCAGCCCTCAACGGAATAGACTCGCTGTCGCGCGTCATGCTGGAGAACGACCAGCTGGAATCCGTCCCACGCGGTTTGACCGCGGCTAAGCACCTGCATTGGCTCGAGGTGCGCAAGAACCGAATCAGCTTCTTGCAAGGAGTGCTCTTCCTGCCCGAACTGTACGAGTTGGACCTACGTTACAACGCGATTGAAGTGATCGATGACGCATACCTGTCAGGCATGCCGAACCTGCAGATTCTGCGGTTGTCGAGCAATAGGATCCAGCACTTATCGCCCGATTTATTTAAGAATACGGGAAAATTGAAAATAGTCGAATTTCGTAACAATCGCATCACTGCGATAAACAACGCGTTCAACGGCATGCGCTACTTGGAG ACGCTCGACCTTAGCGACAACATGATTACGGACGCCGACGGTGTATTCAGCTCAAGAATGCCTTACCTGAAGATTCTCAAACTGGATCACAACCGGATTCAAGTCGTAACTGAGCTCGCATCATACAACGCCATGATCAAGGAGGTGTACCTGAATGACAACGAAATATCCCAAGTCGATTTCGGTGCTTTCGCGGCAATAGAAGCGATGACTCGTCTTTacctcaacaacaacaacatatccCGTCTGCACGGGTCGGTGTTTCATGTGGAATCAAAGTTAGAAATCCTCTCGCTTGCGGACAACGCGCTGACTAGTGTGGCAGGCACATTCAGCAGGACGCGTCGCATGAGCGACCTGAGGCTGTTCTCCAACAGGATCGAAGACATTAGCGATGCCTTCAAGGCTCTTACGCTACTGAGAAAACTTTCGCTGATGGACAACCTGGTGACGCACGTCCCTGACGGCACCTTCAGCGACAACAGCGGCCTACTTGAAATCAACTTGAGCAATAATCGGATTCGGTGGGTGGGGAAATATGCCTTCAAAGGAATCGTCACACTGGAAAAAGTGCTCCTCCAAAACAATCGGCTTTTGGCCCTTAATGGCTCCTTCAAAAATCTGCCCAAGTTACGATACGTGGATGCCTCGTACAACTCGATCCGGTCGCTGGAAAAGGGCGAGTTCACGAACAACGGTCGGCTGACTTCCATCCACCTGGCCGCCAACAACATCAGCACCGTGCAGTGGGCCTTCACAGGCGCCTCAAACCTGACGGTGCTCGTCCTCAGAAAGAATCGAGTCGAGCTGCTGCGCCGTAGTGACTTCGCCAGGGTGCTAAGGGTCAGGCCGGCATTCACCATTGACG ATAACCCTCTGCTATGCGATTGCCGACTGGCCTGGCTAGTGCGTCCGGACGCAGAGGTACAGATGAGAAATTACGCGGCATGCGAAGGCCCACCTTGGCTGAAAGGAAAGCTGCTGGCCGATCTAACGCAGAACGACTTGACCAagtggcaacaagactgccaacCAGGCTGCCAGTGCGACTGCGTCGAAGATGGAATCGGTGACCGAGCCATTCACGTCGACTGCTCGTCGGCAACATTGAACCGCGCCCCGAAGGTTTACCCGGAAGGAACTACCCAGCTCGAACTGCGAAACAACCGCCTCGAAGAGCTCGACGACGCTCTTGTGAACGGCGCGCCACACCTCCAAATCCTCTCGCTGAAAAATAATCTACTGTCTAGCCTGAACGCCACAAACGTCCCTGAAAAGCTGCGCTCTCTCGACATCAGCGAAAACCGTCTCAAGCGGTTTCCGCATGCCCTGGTGTCGCAGCGAGAGCTGAGGACGTTGCGGCTATCCGGCAACCCTTTCGCATGCGAGTGCAGCGATTACCCCTTCAGGCAGTGGATCGAGGCTCATGGCAACGTA GTCCTGGATATTGAAGAAGTCATATGCGCAGAGAGCTCCAATTCAATGGTGTCTTTAAAGCCCTTCGTGAATTTGGGACAAAAGCAGCTTTGTCCGGCAGCTGTACCAAGGGCCGTAGCTGTCCTCCTGCCTGTTTTGG TGGCGCTGGCGATGGGCCTGGCGATTTCGGCGGCCTACCTGCGGTACCGGCGCGAGCTGAAGGTGTGGCTGTACGCGCGGGGCCTGTGCCTCTCGCTGCAGTGCGTCAAGGAGGACGAGCTGGACGAAGCCAAGCTGTTCGACGTGTTCCTCTCGTTCTCCAGCCGCGACGGCGACTGGGTGCACGCGCAGCTGCTGCCGGGCGTCGAGTCGCTGGGCTTCTCGGTGTGCACCTACGAGCGCAACTTCAAGGGCGGCTTCCTGCTGCAGGACATCATCCGCGACGCCGTCGCCTGCTCCAGGCGCACGCTGCTCCTGCTCACGCG GAACTTCTTGGAGAGTGAGTGGTGCCGCTGGGAGTTCCGGCTGGCGTACCAACGCGCCCTGGAGGACCATATCAACCGCCTGGTGGTCGTTCTCGTCGATGACGTCGCTCTTGACGTACTGGACGAGGACCTCCGCGAGTTCGTGCGTGCCGTGAATTACATTCGCTGGGGCGAGCCCAACTTCTGGGACAAGTTGTTGTACTCGCTTCCCAAGAAAGACTCCAAGAGAAAGCTCATCACAGACCGGACACAACAGTACCCAATGGAACATACGAGCGCCGCGGGATGA